One part of the Anaeromyxobacter sp. Fw109-5 genome encodes these proteins:
- a CDS encoding aldo/keto reductase has product METWNRSLTRRRFLGRLGLAAAAAAAASPPRAEAGASRSVVKKKIPSSGEAIPVVGLGTSRTFDAPPGAERAALAPVVQAFFDHGGALLDSSPMYGRAEEVVGELLKTTRHGQVFAATKVWTDGKQAGVDQMERSRRLWGVPRLDLIQIHNLRDWQVHLATLKEWKAAGRIRYLGITTSHGRMHEELEQALRRERFDFVQLSYNLEDREVESRLLPLAAERGVAVLVNRPFQLGGLFDKVRGKPLPPWAKELGIASWAQYFLKFAVSHPAVTCAIPATSKVKHLVDNMGAAHGLLPDAAARERMVRFVESA; this is encoded by the coding sequence ATGGAGACCTGGAACCGCTCCTTGACCCGCCGGCGCTTCCTGGGGCGCCTCGGCCTCGCCGCCGCCGCCGCGGCCGCGGCCTCGCCTCCGCGGGCGGAGGCCGGGGCGTCGAGGAGCGTGGTGAAGAAGAAGATCCCCTCGAGCGGCGAGGCGATCCCGGTCGTCGGGCTCGGCACCTCGCGCACCTTCGACGCGCCGCCCGGGGCCGAGCGCGCCGCGCTCGCCCCGGTGGTCCAGGCGTTCTTCGACCACGGCGGCGCGCTCCTCGACTCGTCGCCGATGTACGGCCGCGCGGAGGAGGTCGTCGGCGAGCTGCTGAAGACGACGCGGCACGGCCAGGTGTTCGCGGCGACCAAGGTCTGGACGGACGGGAAGCAGGCGGGCGTCGACCAGATGGAGCGCTCCCGGCGCCTGTGGGGCGTGCCGCGCCTCGACCTCATCCAGATCCACAACCTGCGCGACTGGCAGGTCCACCTCGCCACGCTGAAGGAGTGGAAGGCGGCGGGGCGGATCCGCTACCTCGGCATCACCACCTCGCACGGGCGCATGCACGAGGAGCTGGAGCAGGCGCTCCGGCGCGAGCGGTTCGACTTCGTGCAGCTCTCCTACAACCTGGAGGACCGCGAGGTGGAGTCCCGCCTGCTGCCGCTCGCCGCGGAGCGCGGCGTCGCCGTGCTCGTGAACCGGCCGTTCCAGCTCGGCGGGCTCTTCGACAAGGTCCGGGGGAAGCCGTTGCCACCGTGGGCGAAGGAGCTGGGCATCGCGAGCTGGGCCCAGTACTTCCTCAAGTTCGCCGTCTCGCACCCCGCCGTCACCTGCGCGATCCCGGCGACCTCCAAGGTGAAGCACCTGGTGGACAACATGGGCGCCGCCCACGGGCTCTTGCCGGACGCGGCGGCCCGCGAGCGGATGGTGCGGTTCGTCGAGTCGGCGTGA
- a CDS encoding NTP/NDP exchange transporter codes for MAAPARAAASALHVRLTRLVQVEPGEVRALLWSFAYFFSLLCGYYIVRPMRDAMGIAGGVEQLHWLFTGTFVAMLAAVPLFGWVTSRFPRRRFLPLVYYFFIANLLVFYALLAGERGGVHAARAFFIWTSVYNLFVVSVFWSFMADLYTNAQARRLFGFIAAGGTIGALVGPALATALARPLGNASLLLLSAGFMGVAVLCVHRLIAWKDRQRAAAPGQARAAEARPLGGGVLAAVPLVLRSPYLLGIALFMLLFTTASTVLYFQQAEIVRDAFASAAERTAVFGAMDLAVNALTVGVQVLLTGRLVRVLGVAGTLALVPALLGLGFLALAFAPVLPVIVAVQVLRRAGDYAVTRPARELLYVVLGREEKYKAKSFVDTVVYRGGDALSAWAYAGLRALGASLGAIAWLAVPVAGCWAWLAYRLGRRQEALAATSTEGGAEWRPGTAP; via the coding sequence ATGGCCGCCCCCGCCCGCGCCGCCGCGAGCGCGCTCCACGTCCGGCTCACCCGCCTCGTCCAGGTCGAGCCGGGGGAGGTGCGCGCGCTGCTCTGGTCCTTCGCGTACTTCTTCTCGCTCCTCTGCGGCTACTACATCGTCCGGCCGATGCGGGACGCGATGGGCATCGCGGGCGGGGTCGAGCAGCTTCACTGGCTGTTCACGGGCACCTTCGTGGCCATGCTCGCCGCGGTGCCGCTCTTCGGCTGGGTGACCTCGCGCTTCCCGCGCCGCCGATTCCTGCCGCTCGTCTACTACTTCTTCATCGCGAACCTGCTCGTCTTCTACGCGCTCCTCGCCGGCGAGCGCGGCGGGGTCCACGCCGCCCGGGCCTTCTTCATCTGGACGAGCGTCTACAACCTGTTCGTCGTGTCGGTGTTCTGGAGCTTCATGGCCGACCTCTACACGAACGCGCAGGCGAGGCGGCTGTTCGGCTTCATCGCGGCGGGCGGGACGATCGGCGCGCTCGTGGGTCCGGCGCTCGCCACCGCGCTCGCGCGCCCGCTCGGGAACGCCAGCCTGCTGCTCCTCTCCGCCGGGTTCATGGGCGTCGCCGTCCTGTGCGTCCACCGGCTCATCGCCTGGAAGGACCGGCAGCGGGCCGCGGCGCCCGGCCAGGCGCGCGCCGCCGAGGCCCGCCCGCTCGGCGGCGGCGTCCTCGCCGCCGTGCCGCTCGTGCTGCGCTCGCCGTACCTGCTCGGCATCGCGCTGTTCATGCTGCTCTTCACCACCGCCTCCACGGTGCTCTACTTCCAGCAGGCGGAGATCGTCCGCGACGCCTTCGCGAGCGCCGCCGAGCGCACGGCGGTGTTCGGCGCCATGGACCTCGCGGTGAACGCGCTCACCGTCGGCGTCCAGGTGCTGCTCACCGGCCGCCTGGTGAGGGTCCTCGGCGTCGCCGGGACGCTCGCGCTCGTCCCGGCGCTGCTCGGCCTCGGCTTCCTCGCGCTGGCCTTCGCGCCGGTGCTGCCGGTGATCGTGGCGGTACAGGTCCTCCGCCGCGCGGGCGACTACGCCGTGACGCGCCCCGCGCGCGAGCTGCTCTACGTCGTGCTCGGGCGCGAGGAGAAGTACAAGGCGAAGAGCTTCGTCGACACCGTGGTCTACCGCGGCGGCGACGCCCTGAGCGCCTGGGCCTACGCCGGCCTGCGCGCCCTGGGCGCGAGCCTCGGCGCGATCGCGTGGCTCGCCGTGCCCGTGGCGGGCTGCTGGGCCTGGCTCGCCTACCGGCTCGGCCGGCGCCAGGAGGCGCTGGCCGCGACGTCCACGGAAGGAGGAGCAGAATGGAGACCTGGAACCGCTCCTTGA
- a CDS encoding ATP-binding protein — translation MPSRPVAGFVAAITAIVLALAVYLAVAISRQANAARAAESTRAVLALERLDASMREAESSHRGYLLDGSAAELARHERAVSEIRAHLAALTARAEREPALRARTEALVAGADAALATMRAERDARDGALVGGAPWHAVADPGLLDGMDRVRAGLVAVERDALERREQAWSGKTALGDAVFLVANLALAAVLLFAATSVRRALAAHEARERERHVALEAQARMFGIVGHDLRTPLSAIEAGATLLSRRSLAPAEARTLARILASSRRMARMIGDLLDFTRVRDAGGIPLAPRATDLREVCRPVVEEVRLRHGADAVALSLDGHLDGNWDPDRLQQAIGNLVSNALQHQPTGAPVRLRAIGDHDAVCVEVENDGPPIPAEAARAIFEPFRRGDARQAGADGLGLGLFIVRTIVEAHGGNVEVASGPDRPTTFTVRLPRGRPRERHAWAGSGLKAPAPPFDAG, via the coding sequence GTGCCCAGCCGACCCGTCGCCGGTTTCGTCGCCGCCATCACCGCCATCGTGCTGGCGCTGGCCGTGTACCTCGCGGTCGCGATCTCGCGCCAGGCGAACGCCGCGCGCGCCGCGGAGTCGACGCGGGCGGTGCTCGCCCTCGAGCGGCTCGACGCCTCGATGCGGGAGGCGGAGAGCAGCCACCGGGGATACCTGCTCGACGGGAGCGCCGCGGAGCTCGCCCGGCACGAGCGCGCGGTGTCGGAGATCCGCGCGCACCTCGCGGCCCTCACGGCGCGCGCCGAGCGGGAGCCCGCGCTCCGCGCGCGCACCGAGGCGCTCGTCGCCGGCGCCGACGCCGCGCTCGCGACCATGCGCGCCGAGCGGGACGCGCGAGACGGCGCGCTGGTCGGCGGCGCGCCCTGGCACGCCGTGGCGGACCCCGGCCTGCTCGACGGGATGGACCGCGTGCGCGCCGGGCTCGTCGCGGTCGAGCGCGACGCCCTCGAGCGCCGGGAGCAGGCCTGGTCGGGCAAGACAGCCCTCGGGGACGCCGTGTTCCTCGTCGCGAACCTGGCGCTCGCGGCGGTGCTGCTGTTCGCGGCGACGAGCGTCCGCCGCGCGCTCGCCGCGCACGAGGCGCGGGAGCGCGAGCGGCACGTCGCCCTCGAGGCGCAGGCGCGCATGTTCGGCATCGTGGGCCACGACCTGCGGACCCCGCTCTCCGCGATCGAGGCGGGCGCGACCCTCCTCTCGCGCCGCTCGCTCGCGCCGGCCGAGGCGCGCACCCTCGCCCGCATCCTGGCGAGCTCCCGGCGCATGGCGCGGATGATCGGCGACCTGCTCGACTTCACGCGGGTGCGCGACGCGGGCGGCATCCCGCTCGCGCCGCGTGCCACCGACCTGCGCGAGGTGTGCCGGCCGGTCGTCGAGGAGGTGCGGCTGCGGCACGGCGCCGACGCCGTCGCCCTCTCGCTCGACGGGCACCTCGACGGGAACTGGGACCCCGACCGGCTCCAGCAGGCGATCGGGAACCTCGTGTCGAACGCGCTCCAGCACCAGCCCACCGGCGCCCCGGTGCGGCTGCGCGCCATCGGCGACCACGACGCCGTCTGCGTGGAGGTCGAGAACGACGGGCCGCCCATCCCGGCCGAGGCCGCGCGCGCCATCTTCGAGCCCTTCCGGCGCGGCGACGCCCGGCAGGCCGGCGCGGACGGCCTCGGCCTCGGGCTGTTCATCGTGCGGACCATCGTGGAGGCGCACGGCGGGAACGTGGAGGTCGCGTCGGGGCCGGACCGCCCCACCACCTTCACCGTCCGGCTGCCGCGCGGGCGCCCGCGGGAGCGGCACGCCTGGGCGGGCTCCGGCCTGAAAGCGCCGGCGCCGCCGTTCGATGCAGGGTGA
- a CDS encoding MFS transporter, protein MDGTLRYGSRAGRGVLLVAVLGSGLAFLDATVVNVILPVLGRELGASLGALQWTLDAYLLTLSALLLPAGALGDRHGRRRVFTVGLVWFALASLLCGIAPSAGALVAARAVQGIGAALLVPGSLALIRSCFAPEDQGRAIGAWAGLSGVTTALGPLLGGWLADAVSWRAVFLVNPPLAALGVWAAVRFVPESRGRRGARLDLAGAALAAVGLGALTFALIEATGGAARSPRVLVGAAGGLAALAAFALVERRSAAPMLPPSLFRSRQFTGVNAATLALYFGLGGATFLLALQLQRGLGWSPLAAGAALLPLTFCILVLSPWSGRLAARVGNRPPMAAGALVAGAGLALLARVTPGAAYLPDVFPGVATLGVGLGLAIAPLTSAALSAVGVERAGVASAVNNAVARVAGLLAVAVLPLAAGIAPAEVASGSFTSGFQRAMTISAALCALGGVTAWATVERGRRATPPHRALGEATGPIAPGRVR, encoded by the coding sequence ATGGACGGGACGCTGCGCTACGGCAGCCGGGCGGGGAGGGGCGTCTTGCTCGTCGCCGTCCTCGGCTCGGGGCTCGCGTTCCTCGACGCGACGGTGGTGAACGTCATCCTGCCCGTGCTGGGGCGGGAGCTCGGCGCGAGCCTGGGCGCGCTGCAGTGGACCCTCGACGCCTACCTCCTCACGCTCTCGGCGCTGCTGCTCCCCGCGGGCGCCCTCGGCGACCGTCACGGCCGCCGGCGCGTGTTCACCGTGGGTCTCGTCTGGTTCGCGCTCGCGTCCCTCCTCTGCGGGATCGCCCCCAGCGCCGGCGCGCTGGTCGCGGCGCGGGCGGTGCAGGGCATCGGCGCGGCCCTGCTCGTCCCCGGCAGCCTGGCCCTCATCCGCAGCTGCTTCGCCCCGGAGGACCAGGGGCGCGCGATCGGCGCGTGGGCCGGGCTCTCCGGCGTGACGACGGCGCTCGGCCCGCTCCTCGGCGGCTGGCTCGCGGACGCGGTCTCGTGGCGCGCGGTGTTCCTCGTGAACCCGCCGCTCGCGGCGCTGGGCGTCTGGGCGGCGGTGCGGTTCGTGCCCGAGTCGCGCGGGCGGCGGGGGGCGCGGCTCGACCTGGCCGGAGCGGCGCTCGCCGCCGTCGGTCTCGGCGCGCTCACCTTCGCGCTCATCGAGGCCACCGGCGGCGCCGCGCGTTCACCCCGCGTCCTGGTCGGCGCGGCGGGCGGCCTCGCGGCGCTCGCCGCGTTCGCCCTCGTCGAGCGTCGGAGCGCCGCCCCCATGCTCCCGCCATCGCTCTTCCGCTCGCGCCAGTTCACCGGCGTGAACGCGGCCACCCTCGCCCTCTACTTCGGCCTCGGGGGCGCCACCTTCCTCCTCGCGCTCCAGCTGCAGCGCGGCCTCGGCTGGTCCCCGCTCGCGGCCGGTGCGGCCCTCCTCCCCCTCACCTTCTGCATCCTCGTGCTGTCGCCCTGGTCGGGCCGCCTCGCCGCGCGCGTCGGGAACCGCCCGCCCATGGCGGCGGGCGCGCTCGTCGCCGGGGCCGGGCTCGCGCTCCTCGCCCGCGTGACGCCGGGGGCCGCGTACCTCCCCGACGTCTTCCCCGGCGTGGCGACGCTCGGCGTGGGGCTCGGCCTCGCCATCGCGCCGCTCACCTCGGCGGCCCTCTCGGCGGTGGGGGTGGAGCGGGCCGGGGTGGCCTCCGCCGTGAACAACGCCGTCGCCCGGGTCGCGGGGCTGCTCGCGGTGGCCGTCCTGCCCCTGGCCGCCGGGATCGCCCCCGCCGAGGTGGCCTCCGGGAGCTTCACCTCCGGGTTCCAGCGAGCGATGACGATCTCCGCGGCGCTGTGCGCCCTGGGCGGCGTCACCGCGTGGGCCACGGTCGAGCGCGGACGCCGCGCGACGCCTCCGCACCGTGCGCTCGGCGAGGCCACCGGGCCCATCGCGCCCGGACGGGTCCGCTGA
- a CDS encoding SDR family oxidoreductase — MRRLETWTALAIVGGAAALTLSRRIGRVRLPGKIALVTGGSRGLGLLVARELGRRGMRVVVLARDEEELERARSSLAAEGIDVTALPCDVTDEEGIQGLVADVEQNLGPIDVLVNNAGIIQVGPVETMKPDDYRRAMDVMFWGALNAAEAVLPGMRQRRRGTIVNVTSIGAAVGLPHLAPYDAAKFALRGWSEALGAESIRHGVRVVTVVPGLMRTGSFGHALVKGKRYAEASLFTLFASLPLVTASAERAARRIVRAVENDERFVVIGLPAKGLRLAHALFPGTVVRTLGMVNRLLPPAEPGAREAIPLPGELFRRGLARSILTALGDRAARRYNEEPEPA; from the coding sequence GTGCGGCGACTGGAGACCTGGACCGCGCTGGCGATCGTCGGAGGGGCCGCGGCGCTCACCCTCTCGCGGCGGATCGGGCGCGTGCGGCTGCCCGGCAAGATCGCGCTCGTGACGGGCGGCTCGCGCGGGCTCGGGCTCCTCGTCGCCCGGGAGCTCGGCCGCCGAGGCATGCGCGTCGTGGTGCTCGCCCGCGACGAGGAGGAGCTCGAGCGCGCCCGGAGCAGCCTGGCGGCCGAGGGGATCGACGTCACCGCCCTGCCCTGCGACGTCACCGACGAGGAAGGGATCCAGGGGCTCGTGGCCGACGTGGAGCAGAACCTCGGCCCCATCGACGTGCTGGTGAACAACGCGGGCATCATCCAGGTCGGCCCGGTCGAGACGATGAAGCCGGACGACTACCGGCGGGCGATGGACGTGATGTTCTGGGGGGCGCTCAACGCCGCCGAGGCGGTGCTGCCCGGGATGCGGCAGCGGCGGCGCGGCACCATCGTGAACGTCACCTCGATCGGCGCCGCGGTCGGGCTCCCCCACCTCGCGCCGTACGACGCGGCCAAGTTCGCCCTGCGCGGCTGGTCCGAGGCGCTCGGGGCGGAGTCGATCCGCCACGGGGTGCGGGTGGTGACCGTGGTCCCCGGGCTCATGCGCACCGGCTCCTTCGGCCACGCCCTCGTGAAGGGCAAGCGCTACGCCGAGGCCAGCCTGTTCACCCTCTTCGCCTCGCTGCCGCTCGTCACCGCCAGCGCCGAGCGCGCGGCGCGCCGGATCGTCCGCGCCGTCGAGAACGACGAGCGCTTCGTGGTGATCGGCCTGCCGGCGAAGGGGCTGCGGCTCGCGCACGCGCTCTTCCCGGGCACGGTGGTGCGGACCCTGGGGATGGTGAACCGGCTCTTGCCGCCGGCGGAGCCCGGCGCCCGCGAGGCGATCCCCCTGCCCGGCGAGCTGTTCCGCCGCGGCCTCGCGCGCTCGATCCTCACCGCGCTCGGGGATCGCGCCGCGCGGCGCTACAACGAGGAGCCCGAGCCGGCGTAG
- a CDS encoding OmpP1/FadL family transporter, with translation MRTTPILATLLLAPALASASGYEVISVNPRDLALSHSAVAVQVDAAAASLNPAALSKLEGPTVSVGGSLLNIWTEWDGDPARGPAGHAQTRFEPVTPVAIYAGWGTKLADRGFGVGVGFTQPFGGNVFWEDDWEGRGRIVEVQRRFFGTYATAGYEVLPQLRLGGGLVWYYGFEYLKQGIQPIPAAYGELDTKGGGVTYQVSAEIQPVPSYPLVFGVDYKHKAHVTLEGDGNFVVPPSLESADTRDQGVSHDVTLPNLLNVGVGWRPAKPVLLTLQYSWSRWVEYVDDTFEGDAGLTLTVPRDYRNGQVVRGGVEWQALPALALRLGLMRDTSGLRDTTYSPTLPDSNTTGVSTGLTWAFGKRGLAVNAAFFYGYRDEVETEGDIAFPGTFQTDIMITSLSLSWNTDLARAARAR, from the coding sequence ATGCGCACGACGCCGATCCTCGCCACGCTCCTCCTCGCCCCCGCCCTCGCCTCGGCGAGCGGGTACGAGGTCATCTCCGTCAACCCGCGCGACCTCGCGCTCTCCCACTCCGCGGTGGCCGTGCAGGTCGACGCCGCCGCGGCGTCCCTCAACCCGGCCGCGCTCTCGAAGCTCGAGGGCCCCACGGTCTCCGTCGGCGGCTCCCTCCTGAACATCTGGACGGAGTGGGACGGCGACCCGGCCCGCGGGCCGGCCGGCCACGCCCAGACCCGCTTCGAGCCGGTGACCCCCGTCGCGATCTACGCGGGCTGGGGCACGAAGCTCGCCGACCGCGGCTTCGGCGTCGGCGTCGGCTTCACGCAGCCCTTCGGCGGCAACGTGTTCTGGGAGGACGACTGGGAGGGGCGCGGCCGCATCGTCGAGGTGCAGCGCCGCTTCTTCGGCACCTACGCCACCGCGGGCTACGAGGTCCTCCCGCAGCTCCGCCTCGGCGGCGGGCTCGTCTGGTACTACGGGTTCGAGTACCTGAAGCAGGGCATCCAGCCCATCCCGGCGGCGTACGGCGAGCTCGACACGAAGGGCGGCGGCGTCACCTACCAGGTGTCCGCCGAGATCCAGCCGGTGCCCTCCTACCCGCTCGTCTTCGGCGTCGACTACAAGCACAAGGCGCACGTCACGCTCGAGGGCGACGGCAACTTCGTGGTGCCGCCGTCCCTGGAGAGCGCGGACACGCGGGACCAGGGCGTGTCCCACGACGTGACGCTGCCGAACCTGCTCAACGTGGGCGTAGGGTGGCGCCCGGCGAAGCCCGTCCTCCTGACGCTCCAGTACTCCTGGTCGCGCTGGGTGGAGTACGTGGACGACACCTTCGAGGGCGACGCGGGCCTCACGCTCACGGTGCCCCGCGACTACCGCAACGGCCAGGTCGTCCGCGGCGGCGTGGAGTGGCAGGCGCTGCCCGCGCTCGCGCTGCGCCTCGGGCTCATGCGCGACACCTCCGGGCTGCGCGACACGACCTACTCGCCGACGCTCCCGGACTCGAACACCACCGGCGTGTCGACCGGGCTCACCTGGGCGTTCGGCAAGCGCGGGCTCGCCGTGAACGCCGCCTTCTTCTACGGCTACCGCGACGAGGTGGAGACGGAGGGGGACATCGCGTTCCCCGGCACGTTCCAGACCGACATCATGATCACCTCGCTGAGCCTCAGCTGGAACACGGACCTGGCCCGCGCCGCCCGGGCGCGCTAG
- a CDS encoding alpha/beta hydrolase codes for MLHRRAPILAALAVLAAACTETVDREPPAESAVIASYSSPNIPTPNDLALAAAPTLPAGPGRQFLELLAAQGGFPADQAPTLTVPLRAVTYDAETGEYVDAARPTVDVATVTPETFALFRLGDGTAVRVDTEPLAAQSQVPGELRVQPRADASGSRRLAPGRYVFAARGGANGVKTREGVPLSPDKAIALNLENEDLSERENQPPGGLEPAELALLLNVQNALWKPLEWNTAGAAGWAPAPDPRIVPAFEAIDAAFPRAEVASIATFEIAPLSTGAAVLTDSGSGQLPFPSDFLLDPTRPVPGTNETRFYVRNLPSLGPAAPGLATLDGFSTTSLLLAPLSAPVQASTITHDTVRIYELIPTGATTPPTTRRLVDVTSGGSPEYLTQPPNLKVTVGGTQVSSAIGLQPAIPVPTSPTTIAPLPPLKQKARYLVVITDGVKDLRNDGLARSTLGKILFELEGPLYDPATGQSTVGGISATDARSLQALRGAVQLVAPTFELDGHRVVMAYTLSTQSVSDVSASLTGLPYGAEAAAATAIFTPSQVADFDPTSFGLPAGAFPSVARFHTANIATLDVLDAATGALNPAVPTWGPAELSANRKEIPALIAVPRPENVASPCGAEPPLSQVRCAPLVVFHHGLNGGHYQLLTVANDLAARGFVVAAIDAPFHGDRAYCDSNDDCDGGTCTLDASNQKAPGVCTGGALAFDPARLTTTASGNYFISENFFRIRDAIRQDLLDHSALVLAVARPPQGVPQQANDPLQAALLGSGVAVNPLEVHFAGVSLGGMIGTSLTATNPRIGRAAFNVTGGTMVDVFTNAPAFRERVGALFATLIPGFTFEKVDSANAAFDPAVAARYAQTLIVAKWILDPAEPLNYAAEADTNALASAALVTALGPLAPETTALYGQMVQGDPVVPNPFNGLLYALGEMPVTLYTSALGPAELHGVIASPANGVKVRADLAEFLSTGNPGPATNALP; via the coding sequence ATGCTTCATCGCCGCGCCCCCATCCTGGCCGCCCTGGCGGTCCTCGCCGCCGCCTGCACCGAGACGGTCGACCGGGAGCCGCCCGCCGAGTCCGCCGTCATCGCGAGCTACTCGTCGCCCAACATCCCCACCCCGAACGACCTCGCGCTGGCCGCGGCGCCCACCCTGCCCGCGGGCCCCGGCCGCCAGTTCCTGGAGCTGCTCGCCGCCCAGGGCGGGTTCCCTGCGGATCAGGCGCCCACGCTGACGGTGCCGCTCCGTGCGGTGACGTACGACGCGGAGACGGGCGAGTACGTGGACGCGGCGAGGCCCACCGTGGACGTGGCCACCGTCACCCCCGAGACCTTCGCGCTGTTCAGGCTCGGCGACGGCACCGCGGTGCGCGTCGACACCGAGCCGCTCGCGGCGCAGAGCCAGGTGCCGGGCGAGCTGCGCGTCCAGCCCAGGGCGGACGCGAGCGGCAGCCGGCGCCTCGCTCCCGGCCGCTACGTGTTCGCCGCCCGCGGCGGCGCGAACGGCGTGAAGACCCGCGAGGGCGTGCCGCTGAGCCCCGACAAGGCGATCGCGCTCAACCTCGAGAACGAGGACCTGTCCGAGCGCGAGAACCAGCCGCCCGGCGGCCTCGAGCCGGCGGAGCTCGCCCTGCTCCTGAACGTCCAGAACGCGCTGTGGAAGCCGCTCGAGTGGAACACGGCCGGCGCCGCGGGCTGGGCGCCGGCGCCCGACCCGCGGATCGTCCCCGCCTTCGAGGCGATCGACGCGGCCTTCCCACGCGCCGAGGTGGCGAGCATCGCCACCTTCGAGATCGCGCCCCTGTCCACGGGCGCCGCGGTCCTCACCGACTCGGGCTCCGGGCAGCTCCCCTTCCCGTCCGACTTCCTCCTCGATCCGACGCGCCCGGTTCCGGGCACGAACGAGACCCGCTTCTACGTCCGCAACCTCCCGTCGCTCGGGCCCGCGGCGCCGGGGCTCGCCACGCTCGACGGGTTCTCCACGACGAGCCTGCTGCTCGCCCCCCTCTCGGCGCCGGTCCAGGCGAGCACCATCACCCACGACACGGTCCGCATCTACGAGCTCATCCCGACCGGCGCGACCACGCCGCCCACCACGCGCCGGCTCGTGGACGTGACGAGCGGCGGTAGCCCGGAGTACCTCACCCAGCCGCCCAACCTGAAGGTGACGGTGGGCGGGACGCAGGTGTCCTCCGCCATCGGCCTGCAGCCGGCCATCCCCGTCCCGACGAGCCCCACCACGATCGCGCCGCTCCCGCCGCTGAAGCAGAAGGCCCGCTACCTGGTGGTGATCACCGACGGCGTGAAGGACCTCCGGAACGACGGGCTCGCGCGCAGCACCCTCGGCAAGATCCTCTTCGAGCTGGAGGGTCCGCTGTACGATCCCGCGACGGGTCAGTCCACGGTGGGCGGCATCTCCGCCACCGACGCGCGGTCGCTGCAGGCGCTGCGCGGCGCGGTCCAGCTCGTCGCGCCCACCTTCGAGCTCGACGGCCACCGGGTCGTGATGGCCTACACGCTCTCGACCCAGTCGGTGTCGGACGTCTCGGCGAGCCTGACGGGGCTGCCGTACGGCGCGGAGGCGGCCGCGGCCACCGCGATCTTCACCCCCTCGCAGGTGGCCGACTTCGACCCGACGTCCTTCGGACTCCCGGCGGGCGCGTTCCCGAGCGTCGCCAGGTTCCACACCGCGAACATCGCCACCCTCGACGTCCTCGACGCCGCCACCGGAGCGCTGAACCCGGCGGTGCCGACGTGGGGCCCGGCGGAGCTGAGCGCGAACCGCAAGGAGATCCCGGCGCTCATCGCGGTGCCGAGGCCCGAGAACGTCGCCTCGCCCTGCGGAGCGGAGCCGCCCCTCAGCCAGGTGAGGTGCGCCCCGCTCGTCGTGTTCCACCACGGCCTCAACGGCGGCCACTACCAGCTGCTCACCGTCGCGAACGACCTCGCCGCCCGCGGGTTCGTGGTGGCCGCCATCGACGCGCCCTTCCACGGGGATCGCGCGTACTGCGACTCGAACGACGACTGCGACGGCGGCACCTGCACCCTCGACGCCTCGAACCAGAAGGCGCCGGGCGTGTGCACCGGCGGCGCGCTCGCCTTCGACCCGGCGCGGCTCACCACCACCGCCTCCGGCAACTACTTCATCTCGGAGAACTTCTTCCGGATCCGCGACGCCATCCGCCAGGACCTGCTCGACCACTCCGCCCTCGTCCTCGCGGTGGCGCGTCCGCCCCAGGGCGTCCCGCAGCAGGCGAACGACCCGCTCCAGGCGGCGCTCCTCGGCTCCGGCGTGGCGGTGAATCCGCTCGAGGTCCACTTCGCCGGCGTCTCGCTCGGCGGCATGATCGGCACGAGCCTGACCGCCACCAACCCGCGCATCGGGCGCGCCGCCTTCAACGTGACGGGCGGCACCATGGTGGACGTGTTCACGAACGCCCCCGCGTTCCGCGAGCGCGTCGGCGCGCTCTTCGCGACGCTCATCCCCGGGTTCACCTTCGAGAAGGTCGACTCGGCGAACGCCGCCTTCGACCCGGCCGTCGCGGCCCGCTACGCGCAGACGCTCATCGTGGCGAAGTGGATCCTCGACCCGGCCGAGCCGCTCAACTACGCCGCGGAGGCGGACACGAACGCGCTCGCCAGCGCGGCGCTCGTCACCGCCCTCGGGCCGCTCGCGCCGGAGACCACCGCCCTCTACGGGCAGATGGTGCAGGGCGATCCGGTGGTCCCGAACCCGTTCAACGGGCTGCTCTACGCGCTCGGCGAGATGCCCGTCACGCTCTACACGTCCGCGCTCGGCCCCGCGGAGCTGCACGGGGTCATCGCCTCGCCGGCCAACGGCGTGAAGGTCCGCGCCGATCTCGCCGAGTTCCTCTCGACCGGCAACCCCGGTCCCGCCACGAACGCGCTCCCCTGA